ATTCACATTAAAGTGAAATAATTGATGTATTGTGCTGTTTCACCCTCCTCCTGAAGTAAAAAATGGCGCTTGTGTTCAGGACATGACGTTTGGGTCCTAATTAGCATATATGGAGGATGACCAATGAGATTGAAGTTAGCTGTGGACTAAATTGGGGAACTTTCCAAACATAATTGAAGTTTCGTAGTGATTTCCTTCCATTTCAATCTTAATTGGTGAGTTAATTGGGCGAATAAACATTATATAAGAGCACAAAAGAGGTGTGGGTGTGGCTGCAGACAGAATCAAGACTCTGGAAAAAGCTAGCTAGTCACATGGTACAATTCAAAACAACCAATAGGCTGTCAGGAAATTGAGGCAAAGGGGAGGGCCAAAAAGATTTTATGGTGACCTCATATCATGCCACTGTTCATCAGCCAATGGTAGACTACCCTTCCAGTCCATTATTTGATGAAAAAAACATAAGAATTTTAGTACATGCTACCTTTTATTACAATACATTAGTGTGTTAGAAATGTCTAAAATAATATTGCAATGGAATTTGAAAGGTACAAATCAAGAATAACAATATTTCTTATTATTGTTATATTTGATATGTTACGCAAAAACAAATACATCTACTAATTGTGGCCAAAGGTGTAGCCACAGAGAAATTTGGCTAGCCAGCTAAAGCTAATCAATCAACTTCATTCTGTAAAACTATAAACTATCTTCAGGAACGAGGCATGAAcacaactgacttgcctagttaaaaaaaggttaaaaaaaataaaaatgtattgattGGTGCCCTAACGCCTTGGTCTACTAGTGGCTGGCTAGTGACCATCTCTTGAAAGCCCGTTGCCAATACATTTCTTATTAAAGCTGAACTTTCCTCAACTTTCACTCCTATAGTCAGGTTTGCATCGTGACAGTAGCcgtgtccgaatacccatactagcgtACTACATACTTAAATTGCATACTCATTTCGGCGTTTGATCTATTTACAATTCACTTGTCTTTATTGAATAAcatttgacaacagctgataatcagataaattgtcacactcacacacacactcacacacacacacaaaatatgaaTGGTGGGAGTCAACGCAATCGCGCATTAGAAAACGCATTCGGAGTACTATTTTCACATGCTATAAAACTTTTTTTTCACGTACTATTTAGTACGCTAGTTTGAGTATTCGGACACAGACATTGTCTCTTCAAATCACCACCTTCAGGTGAAAATAAATAACTTCTGACGAATTGTCGCCAAACTGTGATCGCCCCCTGGAGGCCAACAGTAATATTGCAGACCTATCCTAAAACTGTTACAGGCTTGTTATCCTCTCAAATAAAAACTGTCAGTATTCTTTACTCATTATTATATTCCCCATGATGGAAATATATTTTCAAGAGCAACACACAGAACAATGGCCTTGAGCGTGAAATTACTCAATATGCACCTTATGTGAACGAGGTGCCAGTGAAGATAGCGAGAATACGGTGTACATTGTTTTAGAAGAGAAACTAAGTACTGTAGCAGAATGCGATCACAAAGCTTTGCACATCTTTCTGTGAGAGGATTTGGTGTTTGGGTTGCCTTTTCTATCAGGGTCAATAGGTCATCTGGGTTTTTAGACTTGGTCTCAAGCTAGAGGGCCTGCTGTCATTTGCTTGTCTGcatgtgacaccctattccctattataggGCACTAGCCCTAGTCAAAGTCATGCACTATATAGAGGTATATAGGCTGCCATTTCATAAGCAGACATTTTGTCTTGCAggacaacagacacacagccTGGTAAATATAGGAGTTTACATGATGAATGACATACCTTACTATACTAGTGTATAAGGGTCAAGGGCTCTTCATAAACAAAACAGCAAGGATGAAGCAGGCTGGCCTTCATTTGAACATGTGCCTCCTGGATCAGCATTAAACCGCTATGAGAAAGCAGCCATTTTTGAGTCTGTACCTGGCTGGAGACTTCCCTATGGGAAAATCTCAATTGCACAAGCCTCACGTCCGCTTTCCTCGTCTTCCCATTAGAGGTCAGAAGGACCTCtcgctttctcatccaatgggttttgaggagaCGAGGACacaaggagtatgcaattgagcaAGTCCCTAGTTTAGcctgcgtctgaaatggcactctttaatagggaatagggtgccattttggatgcattagctctggtcaaatgtacactatacacaaagtatacagggaataaggtgccatttcagATATGCAATTTATTGTTCACAGAAGGGTAGCATTATGCCAAAAGCATCACTAAGAGGATCATCCATTCCCTTAAGAAACATCAACATTATGGTCCTAATAACAAGGCATGTATGGATGAAATGTTGGCCAATATTGGGAACTAATAATGATAGTTTGAATAACAATAAGGCAAATTGTACCAAACGTATTTGGGAATGAATTTATTCTGATGTGTTCCTGTGCATCATTCACCACCGCTGTAACAGTTTGCAGTGAACTGTCCAGAACAGTCTTAAAATTGCTTAACATGAGTTTATTGAAGACAAAAGAATCTGACAAGCATTCTCTAACAAAACACATACATGTAAAGTTGAAATGTAATATAAAAAGCTAACTCTCTCTGTGGAATGTACGTGATCCTTCCATTTCCTCCTACGCTCCAAAGTTATGTAGTGCCAATCTGAACATGTCGTTGGTGCAGATCCATTTGTTGTCCACGTTCTTCAGCAGGAAAGTTTGTTGAAATCCCATCACCTGGTCCGTGTCAGCCTTTTAAAGAAAAGAGAACAGATGATCATCATCCTCTATAAATAGTTTACTCAACTACATTACATACAGTAGAAATTAGCCATAATAGGCCCCATCGATTTGATTACTTTCAAGTTTATTATAGTTAAAAGGGATATTTCGGGAATATAGCAATGAGGCCctttacttccccagagtcagattaacttgtggataccatttttatctTTCTGCTAGCAGATACCAGACGTCCAATCATTttactaacgctagttagcaacttcatAGTGCACGCAgacaaaaatggtatccacgaatTCATCTGACACTACGGAAGTAAatagcctcattgccaaaatcccaaagtatccctttaaactcAAGCGTCTTCAGGTGCTATTGAAATTAAAACAGGAGCAGCTCCTTCCATGAAAAGCTCCCGCAATTCAACGTGCACCGTTTCAGCCCCAGCATGCAGATAGCAATACCCAGTGGAACAGGTGTCACTGTGCTAGCTTAGCAGCTTCATTACTTCCCTCAACTTGCCAACGACTTCGTTTGAACTACGGTCCTCTGCCTCGCAAAAACAGTTAACACACGTGACCGCCAACTCTAAAACGTATACCCCAGTTGTGTCACTGAAAAGGATGCAAAAATCACTGGGGCCATCTCAAGCTGTGGGTGAGATTCTGGTATGAACTCTGTTAAGCCAGCAAGTCACTGGACGTGCGTCCACTACTTTTGAAACAACCTACCTTGAGCTGTCCCATCACCATGCTCATCACACAGCTGTCTGGTGTGGGCTGGTGGTCCTGTGCGGTGATGCTGTGCTGGATCGACTGGAACGGTAAACTCTGCAGTAAGGGAGACAATAAGGTCTATATGTCTGTACCATGTGAAATAATTAAGTTATGCATTATAATTAGTTTGATGAAGTGAAGCTTAAATGAAGATGTCACTTACAGTGATCTTCTCCATAATGGCTTTGTGCCCCTGGAAACCAACTCCTTCCCATGTTAAACATGACGCATCAGTCTGGAAACACGCACAGTCATTTATTAAGACAGTGAGCTCTCACTGAACTCATCAGTTACACACTGAACAACATGAGCAGGGGTGTATCCATTAGTTTTGCAACAGAAACCATTTAGCATTTACTCTAGGAACCGAACCTACCTAAATTTGTcaaatagaaactcttgttttcgttgcaaaacattttctgTTTGGAAGAAATAGTTACTATTGGAAAACGTTTACAACGGAAtctgactaatgaatacaccccaggcgTCCACCTCAAGTATTTTCTTGAGTCCTTGTGTCCTCTTCATCCATGCCACTTTATCAAAGCCGTTTGAAGGATAGACCTTGATCatctctcagttccattacacaaGAGTCATTGGACGAAGTCGTCTTCTATACGGGGGAATTTTGTTAAGAGTCCAGACGCTTAATCTGAACATTAAAACGCATCGCTTGCAGTACAGTTTCGCAAGCATAAGTACCATATAATTTTCAAAAAACTAAAAATGTACACCTTTGATAGGGTTATCACCATGTTACTGTGCTTGTTTACAGAAAATAGACGAATGACAAGAGGTGACCGACCACCTGTGCTACCTAGCATGCCAcaaacacctgtgtgtaagtGTAGCAGAACTGTAGTTTGGCCAGATGGAAGCACCCATAGCTTTATGGATCTGCGAGAAAAAAAAATGCTTcagtaagtgtatattttttatttgaaggATGCTCTCTTGATTAAAGATAAGGGCCCTATGTTCATATGTTTCAAAAAAATGTATCGCAGGCGATGATTGACATTTCTAGACGTTAAAACGGCGTCGGATAGTAGTTCACATGAGCCAGTCGTGGGCGAAGCTAATGGCTGAAAACTGTAGGGAGAAAGCAGAATGCCTTCTAGAGTTTAAGAGCTATTTGGAGAAGAGTCCAAGGGGAGGAGCCAAGGAATAGACTTGAGATTCACCCAAAGGTTTCCAGATGACAAAGTTGGTCCACGAAAAACCATTGAACATCTCTAAATGTGTTGAAATTAAAATACTCACATAGAGGTCAGCAAGTTTGGTTCTATCAGAATCAAACTGTTGGTAATAATGTTGCACAAAGCCTGCACCTATCTGCTCCCACACCGGTTTGCTTGCCATGGTTCAAAGTGCAGGTTGGAATCTGGAGAGGAAAACGCGCCATGAATATGAGGTAGCCAGCAGCAcatcctttatttattttttatccctgATATACCTGGTGATGAGCACACCCCACGTGTTTCAGAATCACTCTGAATTATTGGAATTAGAATCAATCAATGGAAGTTaggcacttatcaagagaacatcagcACGAGAATGGCTTCCTATATCTCGAAAATATATAGGAAAAgcgcattggaccagtaaccaaaaggttgctggttcaaatccccgagccgactaggtgaataatctgtcgatgtgccccttgagcaaggcacttaaccctaatggcACATATAcgtatctctggataagagcgtctgctaaattactaaaatggaaacgctagctacttagctagcaagttaacgTAGCTAAATAGCTAGCTCGCTAAACTCATTTAAAGTCAGTACATCATTCCACTCAGAAAATGACAGATAAACTTTCACTTTGCTTTGCAATGAATAATTTCCCTTTATAAGGTAAACGCGATTATTCCTTAATGGTTGTTTAAAACTTAATATGAAACTTACCTTAATATGCAACTAGCTAGCAATCCAGTGTGGATGCACGCCTTTCCCGCTTCATCCGGAATACAGGTTGTGTTGTCATATACTGGACTAAACGACCAATAGTGTTTGCGCCTTGGTTCGATTGACGGGTACCTAAGAGCTTGAATGCCCCCCGAAAGGGCGTTTTACTTCAGTGCAACCAACCTTGGTAGTCAATTATTTTCAGGCCATTGATAATAAAATGTATATCAATATTAAATTAGTTGTGTTCAATATTATGCCAGTAAATGTGGACAATTGTGAGTTAATGGATATGACAATGTATACTTTTCAAAAACAATAATTTGAAGTTATTTTTCAAAGATTTTTGGAGCCAAGAAAGGTAAAGTGACAAAATGGTGATTTATGTTACATCTAGCTGTGTATAACTATTACCTCTTATATATTTTGATATCTGTAGTGACACTCAATAACATCTTTCCAGATGAGGGTTTACTGAAAGTCAATCAAGAAGAAAGAAACCACTTTATTTGTAATTATTTGGTATGATGATCATTAGtgacaaaagtaaaaaataatatacaATTATCACAAAAGAGTATGTTAAACAAATAAATGTTGCTTGGTGCAGTGTGGAGAATTACAAATAGCCAATTCCACTCCAGCATTAGGCCATACAAACAGGAAACAATAGCATTCTAAAAGATGTCTACAGACAGAATGTCACTAAAACTACCATATCATGTTAATGTTTAGCCAAGCTTGAACATCATATACTCCAAATCATACTGTTGGTGAGAGTACAAGTGTGATGATTAATATAATTTTTCTGACAGTAATTCAATTCAACATGTGACCACAAGATCAGAAAAGGGGAACACTTGGAGGAACTTGAAAAACTGTCTTAAAAAATAAGTCTTTAGATCAATAACATAATTTTCCTATTTCACGTGTCCAATAAGAGTCTGAtttcttcagcatcttcacagccacttgtgagagagaaagagacagagccaACACTATATTGCTAGTTGAAATTGTTGCACCTCAGATCCTCCAGTCCAGAGCACATTATAATTATTGTCCCGATAGTCAGGTCCAGAGCCATATCCATCTCAATCTATGGCTCTGGTCCAGTTCAGACAGCCATGAAGACTGAAGTCCCCTGGCCTAGAGAAGGAGTTAGGCTGACCATTGCATGTGTGATGTGTGGGAGCTGCAGGCCTGTTTCAAGTTACCTTCTAAATGGCACCCTTGTTGACAAGAGCCCTGTGGGACCTGGTCAATACTATaaaggaatagggtgtaattttaGACAAACTTTCAGTGTCCTGGGTGTTGGGTGAAATAATCATCTGTTTTGAACACTGGGGGAAGCTCCTGATCATGCTGCTGATGCCTTCTGGGGCTGGCTGGTTTCTGCAGAGATAAATAATATGGTTCATAATTTATATCCACTGAGAGCAATGTATAGGCCAGGAGACCTACCatttaatacaaaaaaaaaacattactaaAGCAATTAAAAAgttctaaaataaatcatgaatAGCAGATGATAATAGGGAGATATGAACgagtatctgtgtgttagagacctctgAACCAGAGCCTTCTGGGCATTACAAACTCACATTCACAAGCTCTGCAAGCATTATAATGTCAAAATACGTTCGTTGATCACCATATATGGAGATTAGCTGAGCAACCAATTCCATGTACTAAAGTTACGGCcggtatttttttttaatgacaagCAATCGAAGAAAATGCCTCTTCGGcaccttcaaatcaaattttatttgtcacgtgcgacGATAACAACAGGTCGTcgttacttacaggccctaaccaataatgcaatttttaagtaaaaaaataagtattaggtgaacaatagataagtaaagaaataaaaaacataaaaagACAAAATAACAGTAGCTAGACTatgtacagtagtgaggctatatacaggcaccggttagtcgggctaataaGAGTTCATataggtatagttaaagtgactatgcatatatgaaaaacagagtagcaacagtgtaaaaGAGAAATTGgagggtggtgggacacaatgcagatagtccggggtAGCCAATGTGCTCAGCAAAAAAGGAAAaccaggaccctgtctttcaaagataatccgtaaaaatccaaataacttcacagatcttcattgaaaagtgtttaaacactgtttcccaagcttgttcaatgaaccataaacaattaatgaacatgcacctgtggaatggacGTTTAGACActgacagcttacagacggtaggcaattaaggtcacagttatgaaaacttaggacactaaagagacctttctactgaccctgaaaaacaccaaaagaaagaggcccagggtccctgctcatctgcgtgaacgtgccttaggcatgctgcaaggaggcacgaggactgcagatgtggccagggcaataaattgcaatgtctgtactgtgagacgcctaagacagctctacagggagacaagacagacagctgatcgtcctcacagtggcagaccacgtgtaacaacacctgcacaggatcggtacatccgaacatcacacttgcgggacaggtacaggatggcaacaacaactacccgagttacaccaggaacacacaatcagtgctcagactgtccgcaatagactgagaggctgtactgagggcttgtaggcctgttgtcagGCAGGTCTTgcccagacatcaccggcaacaacgacgcctattggcacaaacccaccgtagGTGGACCAGACATGACTGTAAAAAAAAgcacttcactgacgagtcgcggttttgtctcaccaggggtaatagtcggattcgcgtttattgttaaaggaatgagcgttacaccgaggcctgtactctggagcaggatcgatttggaggtggagggtccgtcatgttctgggacggtgtgtcacaccatcatcggactgagcttgttgtcattgcaggcaatctcaacgctgtgcgttacagggcagacatcctcctctctcatgtggtacccttcctgcaggcacatcctgacatgactctccagcatgacaatgccaccagccattctGCTCGTTCTGTGAATGATTTCCTGcaggacaggaatgtcagtgttctgcaatctcattgagcacgtctgggacctgttggattggagggtgagggctagggccattccccccagaaatgtcagtgaacttgcaggtgccttggtggaagggtggggtaacatctcacagcaagaactggcaaatctggtgcagtccatgaagaggagatgcactgcagtacttaatgcagctggtggccacaccagatactgactgttacttttgatttgaaccccccctttgttcagggacacattattgaatttctgttagtcacatgtctgtggaacttgttcagtttatgtctcagttgttgaatctttttatgttcatacaaatatttacacgttaagtttgatgaaaataaacgcagttgacagtgagaggacgtttctttttttgctgagtttatgtatatgagtatatagttaaagtgactatgcatagatgataaacagagagtagcagcagcgtaaaaagggggtgggggggtggtggacaatacaaatagtctgggtagccatttcattactaattcaggagtcttatggcttgggggtaaaagctgttgagaagccttttggtcctaaacttggcgctccggtaccacttgccatgtggtagcagagagaacagtctatgactggggtggctggggtctttgacaatatttagggccttcctctgacaccacctggtgtagaggtcctggatggcaggcagcttagccccagtgatgtactgggccgtacgcactaccctctgtagtgccttgtggtcggaggccgaacagttgccgtaccaggcactgatgcaaccaatcaggatgctctcgatgttgcagctgtagaaccttttgaggatctgaggacccttgACAAATCTTTTTTAGtgtcctgaggtggaataggcCTTGTCGTGCCCtcatcacgactgtcttggtgtgtttagaccattctagtttgttggtgatgtggacaccaaggaacttgaagctctcaacctacagccccgtcgatgagaatgggggcgtgctcggtcctccttttcctttagtccacaatcatctcctttgtcttgattacgttgagggatattattctggcaccacacggtcaggtctctgacctcttccatataggttgtctcgtcgttgtcggcgATCAGGCCTACCACGGTTGTGTCATCTGTTGTGTCAATTGATTTAATGACAGtgacggtgttggagtcgtgcctggccacgcagtcgtgggtgaacagggagtacaggaggggactgagcacgcacccctgaagggctccagtgttgaggatcagcgtggctgatgtgttgctacctaccctcaccacctgggggcggcccgtcaggaagtccaggatccagttgcagagggaggtgtttagtcccaggatccttagcttagtgatgagctttaagggcactatggtgttgaacgctgagctgtagtcaatgaatagcattctcacgtaggtgtttctacggggaaaggggaaaggtgggaaagggcagtgtggagtgcaatagagattgcatcatctgtggatctgtttgggtggtgtgcaaattggagtgggtctagggtttctggaataatggtgttaatgtgcgCCATTACCAGcccttcaaagcacttcatgactacggACGTGAAGGCAGATTACCttagtgtttttgggcacagggactatgatggtctgcttgaaacatgttggtattacagactcaatcaggaacatgttgaaaatgtcagtgaagacacctgccagttggtcagcacatgcacggagcacacgtcctggtaatccgtctggccccccggccttgtgaatgttgacctgtgtaaaggttttactcacatcggctacggagagcgtgatcacagtcgtccggaacagctaatgctctcatgcatgcctcagtgttgcttgcctcgaagtgagcatagaagtgatttagctcgtctggtaagctcgtgtcactgggcagctcgcggctgtgctttcctttgtagtctgGAATAGTTTGCAGGCCCTACCACACAAGACGAgtgttggagccggtgtagtacgattcaatcttagtcctgtattgacgctttgcctgtttgatggtttgtcggagggcatagcaggatttcttataagcttccgggttagagtccagcACCCTGAAAGCGGcggctctaccctttagctcagtgcgaatgttgcctgtaatccatggtttctggttggggtatgtacgtacagtcactgtggggacgacgtccttgatgcacttatcgataaagccagtgactgatgtggtgtactcctcaatgccatcggcagaatcccggaacataatccagtctgtgctagcaaaacagtcctgcagtttagcatctgcttcatctgaccactttttttatagaccgagtcactggtgcttcctgttaTATTTTgtgtttgtaagcaggaatcaggaggatataattgtggtcagatttgccaaatggagggtgagggagagctttgtatgcgtctctgtgtgtggagtacaggggATCTAGATTTGTTTCCCTTCTGGTTgcgcatttaacatgctgatagaaattaggtaaagctgatttgtttccctgcattaaagtccccggccactgggtgagtggtttcctgtttgcttatttccttatatagtcttagtgccagcatccgtctgtggtggtaaataaacagccacgacaaatatagatgaaaactctcttggcaaatagtgtggtctacagcttatcatgagatactcttcttcaggcaagcaaaatctagagacttccttagatatcgtgcaccagctggtgtttacaaatatgcacagacttcccccccctcgtcttagtgtgctgttctatctagctggtgcagcgtatatcccacAAGCTGAATatccattcagccacgattcggtGAAACATGAGTTTtcgatgtcccgttggtaggatatttgtgatcgtacctcgtctaatttattgtccaatgattgtacgttggaaAGTAATACTGACGGAAAAGGCAGTCggcggatccttacaaggcaccccgctctgtgtcctctgtacctgcgtctccTTCTCTTGCCAATGACGGGGATtttggccttgtcgggtgtctgaagtacatcctgtgcgtcctgcttgttgaagaaaatcTTAAGTTACAGCCGGTTGAGCTGTTGTATATTTCCGACCTGTGTGTGGCAGTAATGAGTGGTTGGATGTGCCGAATAGGCATTTTTTCAGTTGcttgtacatttttatttagacCTTTTTTTGGACGTACATACGTATGGAGCAAATTAAGATAGTAGTTGCTCAGCAAAACTCAATTTTTGGTGATCAACAAATGTATTTTGACATAACACTTGCAGAGCTGATAAATGGGAGTTTGAATCTGAGCTTTCTGGGCGTTAgagaggtctctaacacacagatac
This genomic window from Oncorhynchus clarkii lewisi isolate Uvic-CL-2024 chromosome 32, UVic_Ocla_1.0, whole genome shotgun sequence contains:
- the LOC139391975 gene encoding nuclear transport factor 2-like; amino-acid sequence: MASKPVWEQIGAGFVQHYYQQFDSDRTKLADLYTDASCLTWEGVGFQGHKAIMEKITSLPFQSIQHSITAQDHQPTPDSCVMSMVMGQLKADTDQVMGFQQTFLLKNVDNKWICTNDMFRLALHNFGA